A genomic window from Cryobacterium sp. SO2 includes:
- a CDS encoding ABC transporter substrate-binding protein: protein MKRSRMGLSALALISVSALALAGCASSSDDAAAPETDSSAIVTTNGSEPQNPLIPTNTTETGGGKITTSLFAGLVSYNADGSTANEVAKSIESDDATNWTVTLNDGWTFTNGEAVTSSSFVDAWNYGALFSNAQSASYFFDDIAGFSYDADSELTGLKVVDDTTFTVELSSPEADWPLRLGYTAFMPLPSVAFEDMDAFGENPIGNGPYMLAEEGAWVHDEGINLITNPDYDGVRKPVNGGLDIVFYATLDAAYADAQGGNLDVLDAVPDSAFETYADEFGDRSVNQPAAIFQAFNMPYYLEHWSGDEGKLRRAAISMSIDRAEITDVIFQGTRTPATDFTSPVIDGYSDALDGADVLEYNPDEAVKLWKEADAISPYGDTTFDIAYNSDGGHQAWVDAVTNSIKNTLGINAVGKPYPTFAAALEDRSAEKLTGATRAGWQADYPSLYNFLAPLYKTGAGSNYEGYSSTEFDTLLEEGAAAENVEDATAKYQAAQEVLLKDLPTIPLWYSNVVGVWSESVNDVVFGWDSVPLYYQITKG from the coding sequence TTGAAGAGATCCCGCATGGGCCTGAGCGCCCTCGCGCTAATTTCGGTGAGCGCTTTGGCGCTGGCCGGCTGCGCGTCATCGAGTGACGACGCTGCCGCACCGGAGACCGACTCGTCGGCCATCGTCACCACCAACGGCAGCGAGCCGCAGAACCCGCTGATCCCGACCAACACCACCGAGACCGGTGGCGGCAAGATCACGACCTCGCTGTTCGCCGGCCTGGTTTCGTACAACGCCGACGGATCGACCGCCAACGAGGTCGCCAAGTCGATCGAGTCCGACGACGCGACCAACTGGACCGTCACCCTGAACGACGGCTGGACCTTCACCAACGGTGAAGCAGTCACCTCTTCTTCCTTCGTCGACGCCTGGAACTACGGCGCGCTCTTCAGCAACGCCCAGAGCGCCTCCTACTTCTTCGACGACATCGCCGGCTTCAGCTACGACGCCGACTCCGAGCTCACCGGCCTGAAGGTCGTCGACGACACCACCTTCACCGTCGAGCTGTCCTCCCCTGAGGCCGACTGGCCGCTGCGCCTGGGCTACACGGCCTTCATGCCGCTGCCGAGCGTCGCGTTCGAAGACATGGACGCTTTCGGCGAGAACCCCATCGGTAACGGCCCGTACATGCTGGCCGAAGAGGGTGCCTGGGTCCACGACGAGGGCATCAACCTCATCACCAACCCGGACTACGACGGCGTGCGCAAGCCCGTCAACGGTGGCCTCGACATCGTCTTCTACGCCACGCTGGACGCCGCATACGCGGATGCCCAGGGCGGCAACCTCGACGTGCTGGACGCCGTTCCGGACTCCGCATTCGAGACCTACGCAGATGAGTTCGGCGACCGTTCGGTCAACCAGCCGGCCGCTATCTTCCAGGCATTCAACATGCCGTACTACCTCGAGCACTGGAGCGGCGACGAGGGCAAGCTGCGTCGTGCAGCCATCTCGATGTCGATCGACCGCGCTGAGATCACCGACGTCATCTTCCAGGGCACTCGTACCCCGGCGACCGACTTCACCTCCCCGGTCATCGACGGCTACTCCGACGCCCTCGACGGCGCCGACGTCCTCGAGTACAACCCCGACGAAGCCGTGAAGCTGTGGAAGGAAGCCGACGCGATCTCCCCGTACGGAGACACCACGTTCGACATCGCGTACAACTCCGACGGTGGCCACCAGGCCTGGGTCGACGCTGTGACCAACAGCATCAAGAACACCCTGGGCATCAACGCCGTCGGCAAGCCGTACCCGACCTTCGCTGCGGCGCTGGAAGACCGTTCCGCCGAGAAGCTGACCGGTGCCACCCGCGCCGGATGGCAGGCCGACTACCCGTCCCTGTACAACTTCCTCGCGCCGCTGTACAAGACCGGTGCCGGATCGAACTACGAGGGCTACAGCAGCACCGAATTCGACACCCTGCTCGAAGAGGGTGCCGCGGCCGAGAACGTTGAAGACGCAACCGCGAAGTACCAGGCGGCTCAGGAAGTCCTGCTCAAGGACCTCCCGACCATCCCGCTGTGGTACTCCAACGTTGTGGGCGTCTGGTCCGAGAGCGTCAATGACGTTGTCTTCGGCTGGGATTCCGTTCCGCTGTACTACCAGATCACCAAGGGTTAA
- a CDS encoding ABC transporter permease, whose amino-acid sequence MLWYTGRRILQMIPVFFGATFLIYFMVFSLPGDPIAALYGDHPPSPGVLEQIRAQYNLDKPFIVQYLIYIGHFFQGDLGTTYSGRAVGDVMASAFPITFRLAMLALAFEAFFGIIVGLIAGLRKGKWFDASALVVSLLLISVPTFVVGFILRLVFGVQLGWFRTTVSGAAPWGELVLPAIVLASVSFAYIVRLTRASVADNLNADFVRTATAKGLSRRRVVTVHVLRNSLVPVVTFLGVDLGSLMVGAIVTEGIFNINGVGGTVFKAIRLGESTTVVSFIAVMVVIFVVANLLVDLLYAALDPRIRYAK is encoded by the coding sequence ATGCTGTGGTACACAGGCAGGCGCATCCTCCAGATGATCCCCGTCTTCTTCGGGGCGACATTCTTGATCTACTTCATGGTCTTCTCCCTCCCGGGTGACCCGATCGCGGCGCTCTACGGTGACCACCCGCCGTCGCCAGGTGTACTCGAGCAGATTCGGGCCCAGTACAACCTGGACAAGCCCTTCATCGTGCAGTACCTCATCTACATCGGCCACTTCTTCCAGGGCGACCTCGGCACGACCTACTCAGGTCGCGCCGTCGGTGATGTGATGGCCTCCGCCTTCCCCATCACCTTCCGCCTCGCCATGCTGGCCCTGGCCTTCGAAGCCTTCTTCGGCATCATCGTCGGCCTCATCGCCGGCCTCCGTAAGGGCAAGTGGTTCGACGCCAGCGCCCTCGTCGTGAGTCTGCTGCTGATCAGCGTGCCGACCTTCGTGGTCGGCTTCATCCTGCGGCTGGTCTTCGGTGTGCAACTGGGCTGGTTCAGAACCACCGTGAGCGGCGCAGCCCCCTGGGGCGAGCTCGTGCTCCCGGCCATCGTGCTGGCGTCCGTCTCGTTCGCCTACATCGTGCGCCTCACCCGCGCCAGCGTTGCCGACAATCTCAATGCCGATTTTGTTCGCACCGCAACCGCCAAGGGACTCTCGCGTCGCCGCGTCGTCACCGTTCACGTGCTGCGCAACTCGCTCGTGCCCGTCGTCACCTTCCTCGGTGTCGACCTCGGTTCACTCATGGTCGGCGCGATCGTCACCGAGGGAATCTTCAACATCAACGGTGTCGGTGGCACGGTCTTCAAGGCCATCAGGCTCGGTGAGAGCACCACTGTGGTGTCGTTCATCGCCGTCATGGTCGTGATCTTCGTCGTCGCCAACCTGCTTGTCGACCTGCTGTACGCAGCTCTGGACCCAAGGATTCGTTATGCCAAATAA
- a CDS encoding ABC transporter permease has protein sequence MPNKPGQAHFVAALEDTPVAAVDRLDENEKARSTWADAWDSMRRRPTFWISAALILLIVVVALFPTLFTQVDPRQCVLGNSNGDPEAGHPFGFNRQGCDVYSRTIWGTQASLTVGLLAASIVTLFGIIVGALAGYYGGWLDAIVSRIGDIFFAIPTVLGAIVLMSVLPTATPTSVAFVLSVFAWPQIARIMRGAVLSASNSDYVMASTALGVSKFRILLRHVVPNAIAPVIVIATVSLGTFIVAEATLSFLGIGLPPSVMSWGNDIGTAQTSIVTSPQVLLYPAAALSITVLAFLMLGDILRDALDPTARATR, from the coding sequence ATGCCAAATAAGCCTGGCCAGGCCCACTTCGTCGCTGCACTGGAGGACACCCCGGTAGCCGCAGTCGACCGCCTCGACGAGAACGAGAAGGCGCGCAGCACCTGGGCGGATGCCTGGGACTCGATGCGCCGCCGTCCCACGTTCTGGATCTCAGCGGCGCTGATCCTCCTGATCGTGGTGGTGGCGCTGTTCCCCACCCTGTTCACCCAGGTCGATCCGCGCCAGTGCGTGCTCGGCAACAGCAACGGCGACCCGGAGGCCGGACACCCGTTCGGTTTCAACCGCCAGGGCTGCGATGTCTACTCGCGCACCATCTGGGGCACCCAGGCGTCGCTCACCGTCGGGCTCCTCGCCGCCAGCATCGTCACGCTGTTCGGCATCATCGTGGGCGCCCTCGCGGGCTACTACGGCGGCTGGCTCGATGCGATCGTCTCCCGCATCGGCGACATCTTCTTCGCCATCCCCACCGTGCTCGGCGCCATCGTGCTGATGTCGGTGCTGCCGACCGCAACGCCCACCTCGGTGGCCTTCGTGCTCTCGGTGTTCGCCTGGCCGCAGATCGCCCGCATCATGCGCGGCGCCGTGCTGTCGGCGTCGAACTCCGACTACGTGATGGCCTCGACCGCCCTCGGCGTGTCGAAGTTCCGCATCCTGCTGCGCCACGTGGTGCCCAACGCGATCGCCCCCGTGATCGTGATCGCCACCGTCTCACTCGGCACGTTCATCGTGGCCGAGGCGACGCTGTCGTTCCTGGGTATCGGGCTTCCGCCGAGCGTGATGTCGTGGGGTAACGACATCGGCACGGCCCAGACCTCCATTGTCACCAGCCCGCAGGTGCTCCTGTACCCCGCGGCCGCCCTGTCCATCACGGTGCTCGCGTTCCTGATGCTCGGCGACATTCTGCGCGATGCGCTTGACCCGACGGCGAGGGCGACTCGATGA
- a CDS encoding ABC transporter ATP-binding protein, which produces MSQTLLDTIPEGIENEEQPLLQIRNLEVAFRTQRGLVPAVRGVDLTLYAGQTLAIVGESGSGKTTTAQAIIDLLPGAGKVTGGQVLFEGRDLTKLNAKEIQAVRGNLIGYVPQDPMSNLNPVWNIGFQVEEAIKANGLAQGKEARARTIQVLQEAGLSDAADRLKQYPHQFSGGMRQRVLIGIGLSARPKLLIADEPTSALDVTVQRQILDHLGTLTRDYGTSVLFITHDLGLAAERAEQLVVMYKGRVVESGPSQEILANPQHPYTQRLVSAAPSLASRRIQSAKHSGSDDAEIFGGGSLDDTLVARAAERENAAPVKDLISVKDISKVYRIRKKGLRTDELRAVDGVSFGIQKGTTTALVGESGSGKSTVAKLILQLESITSGAIEFDGQDVAGLKGKDLLKFRRRVQPVFQDPYGSLDPQYNVGNTIAEPLLAHGVGTSKERQDRVKELLEQVSLPWASRYRYPSELSGGQRQRIAIARALALKPDVLVLDEAVSALDVLVQGQVLNLLTELQTELGLTYLFITHDLAVVRLVADNVCVMQKGRIVEAASTDDVFDSPKQAYTQELLAAIPGGNFEFGR; this is translated from the coding sequence ATGAGCCAGACACTCCTAGACACCATCCCGGAGGGGATCGAGAACGAAGAGCAGCCGCTGCTGCAGATCCGTAACCTCGAGGTCGCCTTCCGCACCCAGCGCGGACTCGTTCCCGCCGTGCGTGGCGTCGACCTCACCCTGTACGCCGGCCAGACCCTGGCGATCGTGGGGGAGTCCGGTTCGGGCAAGACCACCACCGCCCAGGCGATCATCGACCTGCTCCCCGGGGCCGGCAAGGTCACCGGCGGTCAGGTGCTGTTCGAGGGCCGCGACCTCACCAAGTTGAACGCCAAAGAGATCCAGGCGGTGCGCGGAAACCTGATCGGCTACGTGCCGCAGGACCCGATGTCGAACCTCAACCCGGTGTGGAACATCGGCTTCCAGGTCGAAGAAGCCATCAAGGCCAACGGTCTCGCCCAGGGCAAGGAAGCGCGCGCCCGCACAATCCAGGTTCTGCAGGAGGCCGGCCTCAGCGACGCTGCGGATCGCCTCAAGCAGTACCCGCACCAGTTCTCCGGCGGTATGCGCCAGCGCGTACTGATCGGCATCGGCCTCTCCGCCCGGCCCAAGCTGCTCATCGCCGACGAGCCCACCTCGGCGCTCGACGTCACCGTGCAGCGCCAGATCCTCGATCACCTCGGCACCCTCACCCGCGACTACGGCACCAGCGTTCTGTTCATCACGCACGACCTCGGCCTGGCCGCGGAGCGTGCGGAGCAGCTCGTGGTGATGTACAAGGGCAGGGTCGTCGAATCCGGTCCGTCCCAGGAGATCCTCGCCAACCCGCAGCACCCGTACACGCAGCGCCTGGTGTCCGCGGCGCCGAGCCTGGCCTCCCGCCGCATCCAGTCGGCCAAGCACTCCGGCTCAGACGACGCCGAGATCTTCGGCGGCGGCTCGCTCGACGACACCCTCGTCGCGCGTGCGGCCGAGCGGGAGAACGCGGCCCCGGTCAAGGACCTGATCTCGGTCAAGGACATCTCCAAGGTGTACCGGATCCGCAAGAAGGGCCTGCGCACCGACGAGCTCCGCGCCGTCGACGGCGTGTCTTTCGGCATCCAGAAGGGCACCACAACGGCCCTGGTGGGCGAGTCCGGTTCGGGCAAGTCCACTGTCGCCAAGCTCATCCTGCAGCTGGAGAGCATCACCAGTGGCGCGATCGAGTTCGACGGCCAGGATGTCGCCGGCCTCAAGGGCAAGGACCTGCTGAAGTTCCGCCGCCGGGTGCAGCCGGTCTTCCAGGACCCGTACGGCTCCCTCGACCCGCAGTACAACGTGGGCAACACGATCGCCGAGCCCCTGCTGGCGCACGGCGTCGGCACGAGCAAGGAACGCCAGGACCGGGTCAAGGAGCTGCTCGAGCAGGTCTCCCTGCCGTGGGCGTCCCGGTACCGCTACCCGAGCGAGCTGTCCGGTGGCCAGCGCCAGCGCATCGCCATCGCGCGGGCGCTCGCTCTCAAGCCCGACGTGCTCGTGCTCGACGAGGCCGTATCGGCCCTCGACGTGCTCGTGCAGGGCCAGGTGCTGAACCTGCTCACCGAGCTGCAGACCGAGCTCGGCCTGACCTACCTCTTCATCACCCACGACCTCGCTGTGGTGCGGCTCGTCGCCGACAACGTGTGCGTGATGCAGAAGGGCCGGATTGTGGAGGCAGCGTCGACCGACGATGTCTTCGACAGCCCGAAGCAGGCCTACACGCAGGAACTGCTCGCCGCCATCCCCGGCGGCAACTTCGAGTTCGGCCGCTAG
- a CDS encoding PH domain-containing protein encodes MQKAARGRPAGVTLRARASVLVGIALLALAALLLADALLRGRWDVAVLSLPALGLVACLAVEVFLRPGIRVHHGGITVINPLHTVEVPWSQVAGVTTRFLVSIETVGGGRIRSWGAPSAARSRPTRARSVDSTDADAGGWLRPSSPHRVIESYVAQFGSSALPAVVGAPGAAPRRRWHTTTAGVAGALVLVAVFQLLIGG; translated from the coding sequence ATGCAGAAGGCGGCACGGGGCCGGCCGGCCGGCGTCACCCTGCGTGCCCGCGCCTCGGTGCTCGTCGGTATCGCCCTGCTCGCCCTGGCGGCTCTGCTGCTCGCTGACGCGCTCCTCCGCGGCCGCTGGGACGTGGCCGTGCTCTCCCTGCCCGCCCTGGGCCTGGTGGCTTGCCTGGCCGTCGAGGTGTTCCTGCGCCCGGGCATCCGCGTGCACCACGGCGGTATCACCGTGATCAACCCGCTGCACACCGTCGAGGTTCCCTGGTCGCAGGTGGCCGGGGTGACCACCCGGTTCCTGGTGTCCATCGAGACCGTGGGTGGCGGGCGCATCCGCAGTTGGGGCGCGCCGTCTGCCGCCCGCAGCCGACCGACGCGGGCACGCTCGGTCGACTCGACCGACGCGGATGCCGGCGGCTGGCTGCGCCCCTCGTCGCCGCACCGGGTGATTGAGTCGTATGTCGCTCAATTCGGGTCGTCTGCACTGCCGGCGGTCGTCGGCGCCCCTGGCGCCGCGCCGCGCCGCCGCTGGCACACGACGACGGCCGGCGTGGCCGGCGCGCTCGTGCTCGTCGCCGTGTTCCAGCTCCTCATCGGCGGCTGA
- a CDS encoding ABC transporter permease produces the protein MVFYTLRRFVNYFILSAIATCLAYVVASLALDPAAKYYGRNPQPSAHVIESILNGLGVNPDVPVLVRLWNWIVNLVTQGSLGETVGGKSVVAEIVTRSGVSLQLLLLGSIIGAILGVVLGVWGAVKQYSLSDQTVTYGSYLVFATPTFVIGVLLMIGATVLNGVVGQQLITFTGSYSAGLTGSWWDLLVDRGVHLLLPTIALVLTGAASYSRYQRSVMLDVLASDYIRTARSKGRSRNSALVRHGVRVALIPMSTFFAYSFGTLVSGSIMLEIVFSFHGMGEFTLQAITQSDINAVAGSTLFLAVLVLFSSTLSEILYAALDPRVRN, from the coding sequence ATGGTCTTCTACACCCTGCGGCGATTCGTCAACTACTTCATCCTCTCGGCTATCGCCACCTGCCTGGCCTACGTCGTCGCCAGCCTCGCGCTGGACCCCGCCGCCAAGTACTACGGACGCAACCCGCAGCCCAGCGCCCACGTGATCGAGAGCATCCTGAACGGCCTCGGTGTGAACCCCGACGTGCCCGTGCTCGTTCGGCTGTGGAACTGGATCGTCAACCTGGTCACCCAGGGCTCGCTCGGCGAGACCGTTGGCGGCAAGTCCGTCGTCGCCGAGATCGTCACCCGATCCGGCGTCAGCCTGCAGCTGCTCCTGCTCGGCTCCATCATCGGAGCTATCCTCGGCGTCGTCCTCGGCGTCTGGGGGGCCGTGAAGCAGTACTCGCTCAGCGACCAGACCGTCACCTACGGCTCGTACCTGGTCTTCGCCACCCCCACGTTCGTGATCGGCGTGCTCCTCATGATCGGCGCGACCGTGCTCAATGGAGTGGTCGGCCAGCAACTGATCACCTTCACCGGGTCGTACTCGGCCGGCCTCACCGGCTCCTGGTGGGACCTGCTGGTGGACAGGGGCGTGCACCTGTTGCTGCCGACCATCGCCCTGGTACTCACGGGCGCGGCCAGCTACTCCCGCTACCAGCGCAGTGTGATGCTCGATGTGCTCGCCTCCGACTACATCCGCACCGCCCGTTCCAAGGGCCGCTCGCGCAACTCGGCGCTGGTGCGCCACGGGGTGCGGGTGGCGCTCATCCCGATGTCCACATTCTTCGCCTACAGCTTCGGCACCCTCGTCTCCGGGTCGATCATGCTCGAGATCGTGTTCTCCTTCCACGGCATGGGCGAGTTCACCCTGCAGGCCATCACCCAGAGCGACATCAACGCCGTTGCCGGCTCCACGCTGTTCCTGGCCGTGCTCGTGCTGTTCTCCTCCACCCTGTCCGAAATTCTCTACGCAGCACTCGACCCCCGGGTGAGGAACTGA
- a CDS encoding ABC transporter permease, with amino-acid sequence MSIVEGASATLVTGPEPEATPVALARKPLSRGRLIWNRLVHTPRFWIGAVAMAFIVLWAVFGPMLYPVDAFSRDPLNMGMGPTQLHWFGTNNIGQDIYAQTLIGLQKSLVIGLIAGPLGTLIAAVVGSVAGYVGGLVDGVLVWLINLLLVLPSFILLVILSPLFEDLSWVFLTVFLAGFSWMIMAQVIRSQTRSLRGRDFVKAARYMGVPMPTILARHIIPNVASLLIIDATLGVVAMIMAETSLSYFGFGIRAPDVSLGTLLSEGTAAAVTRPWLFVFPAGVLIATLFAVSLIGDALRDAVDPTSGVNRD; translated from the coding sequence ATGTCGATCGTCGAAGGCGCCAGCGCCACCCTCGTGACCGGGCCGGAGCCCGAGGCCACCCCGGTTGCGCTCGCCCGCAAACCGCTCTCCAGGGGCCGCCTGATCTGGAACCGCCTCGTGCACACCCCGCGATTCTGGATCGGTGCCGTCGCGATGGCGTTCATCGTTCTCTGGGCCGTGTTCGGCCCCATGCTCTACCCGGTGGACGCCTTCAGTCGCGACCCGCTCAACATGGGCATGGGCCCCACCCAGCTGCACTGGTTCGGCACCAACAACATCGGCCAGGACATCTACGCGCAGACGCTTATCGGCCTGCAGAAATCGCTGGTGATCGGCCTGATCGCCGGGCCGCTCGGCACTCTCATCGCGGCCGTGGTCGGCTCGGTGGCCGGCTATGTCGGCGGTCTGGTCGACGGCGTGCTGGTCTGGCTGATCAACCTGCTGCTCGTGCTGCCGTCGTTCATCCTGCTCGTCATCCTCAGTCCGCTGTTCGAAGACCTCTCCTGGGTGTTCCTCACGGTCTTCCTGGCCGGATTCAGCTGGATGATCATGGCCCAGGTGATCCGGTCGCAGACCCGGTCGCTGCGCGGCCGCGACTTCGTCAAGGCGGCCAGGTACATGGGCGTGCCGATGCCCACCATCCTGGCCAGGCACATCATCCCCAATGTGGCTTCGCTGCTGATCATCGACGCGACCCTCGGCGTGGTGGCCATGATCATGGCCGAGACCAGCCTGAGCTACTTCGGTTTCGGCATCCGCGCCCCCGACGTGTCGCTGGGCACCCTGCTCTCGGAGGGCACCGCCGCCGCGGTGACCCGACCCTGGCTCTTCGTCTTCCCGGCGGGCGTGCTCATCGCCACTCTCTTCGCCGTCAGCCTGATCGGGGACGCCTTGCGCGACGCCGTCGACCCCACCTCGGGAGTGAACCGTGACTGA
- a CDS encoding ABC transporter ATP-binding protein: MTDFLTAAADAGRVSGRTPLLRVRNLSVTFPQRSGPAVNAVRGISYDVHEGEFLGIVGESGSGKSVSSLALMGLLPSSAQVSGSIDFDGHKLLEMNDRQLSGLRGRDLSMIFQDPLSALTPVYTVGDQIAEALLLHDAALSKQAARARAVELLKVVGIPAPERRAKAFPHEFSGGMRQRAMIAMSIANDPKLIVADEPTTALDVTIQAQILEVLEKAKELTGAAVVLITHDLGVVAGHADRIAVMYAGNLVENGSTADVFSEPHMPYSIGLLRSVPNMQTAGTQRLVPLEGRPPSLTALPPGCPFAARCPIALDVCSEVEPLLAVHGESAADVAVPGLELAPDPTLDGHVAACHRAGEIASGRLTRADVFPRPAPLEMQHAATRETQVPVLTVTGLKRHFPLTNGGLFSRRIGTVRAVDGVSFSIQPGQTLGLVGESGCGKSTTILEILEMTTPQAGQILIDGTDIGTASRAERLKLRKDVQIVFQDPMAAIDPRLPIGEVIGEPLTVHGVGRAERRARVQELLDLVGLDPQMADRYPHEFSGGQRQRIGIARALATNPRLVVLDEPVSALDVSIQAGVINLLEDLKEQLGLSYLFVAHDLAIVRQIADTVAVMYLGRIVEYGPVAEVFSHPRHPYTQALISAAPIPDPEIERSRTRVLLEGDLPSPTEEITGCNFRTRCPLYRLLDPAAQSLCATDDPPLVTHDGVDAACHHVDRNQIVDSALALTP, encoded by the coding sequence GTGACTGATTTCCTGACCGCGGCCGCCGATGCCGGCCGTGTGAGCGGCCGCACCCCGTTGCTGCGGGTGCGGAACCTCTCCGTGACCTTCCCGCAGCGCAGCGGCCCGGCCGTCAACGCCGTGCGCGGCATCAGCTACGACGTGCACGAGGGCGAGTTCCTCGGCATCGTCGGCGAATCCGGCTCGGGTAAATCGGTGTCGTCGCTGGCACTGATGGGGCTGCTGCCGAGCTCGGCGCAGGTGTCCGGCAGCATCGACTTCGACGGCCACAAGCTGCTGGAGATGAACGACCGCCAGCTCTCCGGCCTGCGCGGCCGCGATCTCTCGATGATCTTCCAGGACCCGCTCTCCGCGCTCACCCCCGTGTACACGGTCGGCGACCAGATCGCCGAAGCCCTGCTGCTGCACGACGCGGCACTGAGCAAGCAGGCGGCACGTGCCCGAGCCGTTGAACTGCTCAAGGTGGTGGGCATCCCCGCCCCCGAACGCCGCGCCAAGGCGTTCCCGCACGAGTTCTCCGGCGGCATGCGCCAGCGCGCGATGATCGCCATGTCGATCGCCAACGACCCCAAGCTCATCGTCGCCGACGAGCCGACCACGGCCCTTGACGTCACGATCCAGGCCCAGATCCTCGAAGTGCTCGAGAAGGCCAAGGAGCTCACCGGCGCCGCCGTGGTGCTGATCACTCACGACCTCGGGGTCGTCGCCGGTCACGCCGACCGCATCGCCGTGATGTACGCGGGCAACCTCGTGGAGAACGGCAGCACGGCCGATGTCTTCAGCGAGCCGCACATGCCGTACTCGATCGGGCTGCTGCGCTCCGTGCCCAATATGCAGACGGCCGGCACTCAACGGCTGGTTCCGCTCGAGGGCCGGCCACCGTCGCTCACCGCCCTGCCGCCCGGATGCCCGTTCGCGGCCAGGTGCCCGATCGCACTCGACGTGTGCAGTGAGGTGGAACCGCTCCTCGCCGTGCACGGCGAGTCCGCCGCCGACGTGGCCGTGCCCGGCCTCGAGCTCGCGCCCGATCCGACCCTGGACGGCCATGTGGCCGCCTGCCACCGGGCCGGCGAGATCGCGTCGGGCCGTCTCACCCGGGCCGACGTCTTCCCGCGCCCGGCGCCGCTGGAGATGCAGCACGCCGCGACGCGAGAGACCCAGGTACCGGTGCTCACCGTCACGGGCCTCAAACGGCACTTCCCGCTCACCAACGGGGGACTCTTCTCCCGGCGGATCGGCACGGTGCGGGCCGTCGATGGCGTCTCGTTCTCGATCCAGCCCGGCCAGACCCTGGGCCTGGTCGGCGAGTCCGGCTGCGGCAAGTCGACCACCATCCTCGAGATCCTCGAGATGACCACGCCGCAGGCCGGGCAGATCCTCATCGACGGCACCGACATCGGCACGGCCAGCCGGGCCGAGCGCCTGAAGTTGCGTAAAGACGTTCAGATCGTCTTCCAGGACCCGATGGCCGCCATCGACCCGCGTCTGCCGATCGGCGAGGTGATCGGCGAACCCCTCACTGTGCACGGAGTCGGCCGCGCCGAGCGACGGGCCCGGGTGCAGGAGCTGCTCGATCTGGTCGGGCTCGACCCGCAGATGGCCGACCGCTATCCGCACGAATTCTCCGGTGGTCAGCGCCAACGCATCGGCATCGCCAGGGCCCTGGCCACGAACCCGCGCCTGGTTGTGCTCGACGAGCCGGTCTCCGCCCTCGACGTGTCGATCCAGGCCGGCGTGATCAACCTGCTCGAAGACCTCAAGGAGCAACTGGGGCTGTCCTACCTCTTCGTGGCCCATGACCTCGCCATCGTGCGGCAGATCGCCGACACCGTTGCCGTCATGTACCTGGGCCGCATCGTGGAGTACGGGCCGGTGGCCGAGGTGTTCTCGCACCCGCGGCATCCGTACACGCAGGCGCTCATCTCGGCGGCGCCGATCCCCGACCCCGAGATCGAGCGCAGCCGCACCCGGGTGCTGCTCGAGGGCGACCTGCCCAGCCCCACCGAGGAGATCACCGGCTGCAACTTCCGCACCCGGTGCCCGCTGTACCGGCTGCTCGACCCGGCCGCGCAATCCCTATGCGCCACCGACGACCCGCCGCTGGTCACCCACGACGGCGTCGACGCCGCCTGCCACCACGTGGACCGCAACCAGATCGTCGACTCGGCACTCGCGCTCACCCCCTGA